From Saccopteryx leptura isolate mSacLep1 chromosome 3, mSacLep1_pri_phased_curated, whole genome shotgun sequence, one genomic window encodes:
- the CACNG7 gene encoding voltage-dependent calcium channel gamma-7 subunit, protein MSHCSSRALTLLSSVFGACGLLLVGIAVSTDYWLYMEEGTVLPQNQTTEVKMALHAGLWRVCFFAGREKGRCVASEYFLEPEINLVTENTENILKTVRTATPFPMVSLFLVFTAFVISNIGHIRPQRTILAFVSGIFFILSGLSLVVGLVLYISSINDEVMNRPSSSEQYFHYRYGWSFAFAASSFLLKEGAGVMSVYLFTKRYAEEEMYRPHPAFYRPRLSDCSDYSGQFLQPEAWRRGRSPSDISSDVSIQMTQNYPPAIKYPDHLHISTSPC, encoded by the exons ATGAGTCATTGCAGCAGCCGCGCCCTGACCCTGCTGAGCAGCGTGTTTGGTGCGTGTGGCCTGCTGCTCGTGGGCATCGCGGTCAGCACTGACTACTGGCTGTATATGGAAGAAGGGACGGTGCTGCCGCAGAACCAGACCACAGAGGTCAAGATGGCACTGCATGCTGGCCTCTGGCGCGTCTGCTTCTTCGCAG GTCGGGAAAAGGGTCGCTGCGTAGCCTCGGAATATTTTCTTGAACCGGAGATCAACTTGGTGACGGAAAACACGGAGAATATTCTGA AGACAGTGCGCACAGCCACCCCCTTCCCCATGGTCAGTCTTTTCCTCGTGTTCACCGCCTTCGTCATCAGCAACATCGGCCACATCCGCCCACAGAGGACCATTCTGGCCTTCGTTTCTGGCATCTTCTTCATCCTATCGG GCCTCTCCTTGGTGGTGGGCTTGGTTCTTTACATTTCCAGTATCAACGACGAGGTCATGAACAGGCCCAGCAGCTCGGAGCAGTATTTCCACTATCGCTACGGGTGGTCTTTTGCCTTTGCCGCTTCCTCCTTCCTACTCAAAGAG GGGGCTGGCGTGATGTCCGTGTACTTGTTCACCAAGCGCTACGCGGAGGAGGAGATGTACCGCCCGCACCCGGCCTTCTACCGCCCGCGTCTCAGCGACTGCTCAGACTACTCGGGCCAGTTCCTGCAGCCCGAGGCGTGGCGCCGCGGCCGCAGCCCCTCCGACATCTCCAGCGACGTGTCCATCCAGATGACACAGAACTACCCTCCCGCCATCAAGTACCCGGACCACCTGCACATCTCCACCTCGCCCTGCTGA